A stretch of Aureispira sp. CCB-E DNA encodes these proteins:
- a CDS encoding T9SS type A sorting domain-containing protein, producing the protein MKTNYCLRFQKLLFLCLFLLTMGQIAQATHAVGADLTYTCVGNNTYEITLRFYRDCGGVAAPSSPSVTIAGNSGCSSVSSSLTLSSVSSQEVSQVCAGTQTTCAGGSVQGTQEFIYQGQIQLPTGCDSYTISFTECNRNSSITNLNANNACIYIETVINTALAPCNNSPQFNNLPVLYSCQGQISQFNHGFFDQDGDSLVFSLINPKTTNGANISFVSGLSATTPLRLQSGTTFQFNSTNGQMTFTPQANLGQVAVISVRIDEYRNGLKIGSLIRDLQMIISANCSSLPPVSGAITPSSGTVTGNLIASCGGAPLVIDFSVSDPDANDILTATSDISSVINGATTSVTGTNPITIQLIIPTASIPSGNYPFTITVNDGACPTPNVQIIGYNLQITNPSPTVTINASATTICSSESVTLTANGASTYSWNNNINNGVPFSPTNSGTYTVIGTASNGCTDTADINITVNPSPTVSINATATTLCQGDSVTLSGTGAISYSWNNNISDGVAFSPSATDNYSVTGTASNGCTNTSQLTVVVNPLPTVVANASSTVICQGEALTLTGSGAANYVWDNGVVDGVSFTPTSNATYSVTGTDNNGCANTDQVTVNFVNTAPPVATNSANSNQICQGTNTLLTGTVNSANGETIAWYYNNTLIPGANSSTYTAHQAGDYYNVVTNTDGCTTQSSTESITFFPQEQAIFATSAANFCGGTGTITLTANTIAGGSYTWLNNNSPISGQTQATLDITTVGNYQLVITSSNGCLDTSAVFSPINAAYPQINLTAPSNSYCAGSNLTLNANLDPGATYTWILDGNNITTPTLEDNTISINNSGIYTVEVTNALGCTATSNALTITEAPLPTATINAASTSFCVGGSTEISANYIAGATYEWFLNGNSLGAATIGDTTWTASSSGNYTLEINDGCINTSNAINLTSVAVPAAAGTISGYSNLCFGESETYSINNVNGATYYVWTISPAGAATISQGQGTNTITLNSTHVDFQLTVVPTNYCGAGTASNKNIDLSNGFGCPDVAFAADVTNPCEGDPVVFTNHSSSNLGFGLSPFWDFGAGASPATATGNGPHSVTYATPGLKTVTLEYRDQFGFAFDSKTSVDYINVTAFSSCGVAVSNIQNKANISVYPNPTTGNVSLDLGHIPTEATIQITSVHGQILHTLKVTQQQYLDLSLEGYPSGLYLVSIKMDASTAILKVIKE; encoded by the coding sequence ATGAAAACAAATTATTGTTTACGCTTTCAAAAACTATTATTCCTTTGTTTGTTCCTTCTTACGATGGGACAAATTGCCCAAGCAACTCATGCTGTTGGAGCCGACTTAACGTATACTTGTGTTGGCAACAATACTTACGAAATAACCTTAAGGTTTTATAGAGACTGCGGAGGCGTTGCAGCTCCAAGCAGTCCATCAGTTACTATAGCTGGCAATTCAGGATGTTCATCTGTTAGTTCATCTCTAACGCTTTCCTCTGTCAGTTCACAAGAAGTTTCACAAGTTTGCGCTGGCACACAAACCACCTGCGCAGGAGGTTCCGTCCAAGGGACTCAGGAGTTTATCTATCAAGGTCAAATTCAACTACCAACAGGTTGTGATAGCTATACAATTAGCTTTACAGAATGCAACCGAAACTCAAGTATTACCAATCTAAATGCTAATAATGCTTGTATTTATATAGAAACGGTCATCAATACCGCTTTGGCTCCTTGTAATAACTCTCCACAATTTAATAATTTACCTGTACTCTATAGCTGTCAAGGTCAAATTAGCCAGTTTAACCACGGTTTTTTTGATCAAGATGGCGATTCTTTAGTATTTTCTTTAATCAATCCCAAAACAACAAATGGAGCAAACATTTCATTTGTGAGTGGTCTAAGTGCTACTACTCCATTGCGCTTGCAATCGGGAACTACCTTTCAGTTTAATAGTACTAATGGGCAAATGACCTTTACTCCACAAGCCAATTTAGGTCAAGTAGCTGTTATTTCAGTAAGAATTGATGAGTATAGAAATGGGCTTAAAATTGGTTCTCTAATTCGAGATTTACAAATGATTATTTCTGCCAATTGCTCTAGTTTACCTCCTGTTTCTGGCGCTATTACTCCAAGTTCTGGAACCGTTACAGGCAACTTAATTGCATCTTGTGGAGGAGCACCTTTAGTCATTGACTTTAGCGTATCTGATCCAGATGCCAACGATATTCTTACAGCCACGAGCGACATTAGTTCTGTAATCAATGGAGCAACAACTTCTGTAACAGGCACCAACCCTATTACCATCCAACTAATTATACCAACCGCTTCCATCCCTTCAGGGAATTATCCATTTACCATTACAGTAAATGATGGTGCTTGTCCTACTCCTAATGTTCAAATTATTGGTTATAATCTGCAAATTACCAATCCCTCTCCTACGGTTACCATCAATGCTAGTGCTACGACAATTTGTTCTAGCGAATCGGTTACATTAACTGCCAATGGGGCAAGTACTTATTCTTGGAATAATAACATAAACAACGGCGTTCCCTTTTCTCCCACCAACAGTGGAACCTACACTGTCATCGGAACAGCCAGCAATGGATGTACAGATACCGCTGACATTAATATTACCGTTAATCCAAGCCCTACGGTTAGCATCAATGCGACAGCAACTACACTCTGCCAAGGAGATTCTGTCACGCTTTCTGGCACGGGTGCCATCAGTTACAGTTGGAACAATAATATTTCTGACGGCGTTGCCTTTTCGCCTAGTGCAACTGATAATTATAGCGTTACAGGTACTGCTAGTAATGGGTGCACCAATACGAGCCAATTAACAGTCGTTGTCAATCCATTACCAACAGTAGTTGCCAATGCCTCCTCTACCGTTATCTGTCAAGGAGAAGCATTAACCTTAACAGGCTCTGGTGCCGCTAACTATGTTTGGGACAATGGTGTTGTTGATGGGGTTTCTTTTACTCCTACTAGTAATGCCACTTATTCTGTAACAGGAACCGATAATAATGGTTGTGCTAATACAGATCAGGTAACTGTTAATTTTGTCAACACTGCTCCACCCGTTGCCACCAATAGCGCCAACTCCAATCAAATCTGTCAAGGAACCAATACCCTTCTTACAGGAACGGTGAATAGTGCCAATGGAGAAACAATTGCTTGGTATTACAACAATACACTAATACCTGGAGCTAATAGCAGTACCTATACAGCTCATCAAGCAGGCGACTATTATAACGTGGTTACCAATACTGATGGTTGTACTACGCAATCATCAACAGAAAGCATTACTTTCTTCCCTCAAGAGCAAGCTATTTTTGCTACTTCTGCCGCTAATTTCTGTGGGGGAACGGGTACCATTACCTTAACTGCCAATACTATTGCTGGTGGCAGTTATACTTGGCTTAATAACAACAGCCCTATTTCGGGACAAACGCAAGCTACTTTAGACATTACAACTGTTGGTAATTATCAATTGGTTATCACTAGTTCAAATGGATGCTTAGATACTTCAGCCGTATTTTCGCCAATCAACGCTGCTTATCCACAAATCAATCTTACAGCCCCTAGTAATAGTTATTGTGCTGGTTCTAACTTAACACTAAACGCTAACTTAGATCCAGGAGCGACCTATACTTGGATATTAGATGGTAATAATATTACTACTCCAACGCTAGAAGACAATACAATTAGCATTAACAATAGTGGTATTTATACTGTTGAAGTAACGAATGCTTTGGGCTGTACCGCAACGTCTAATGCCTTAACCATTACAGAAGCACCGCTGCCGACTGCAACAATCAACGCTGCATCTACTAGCTTCTGCGTCGGAGGTTCTACAGAAATTTCTGCCAACTACATTGCAGGAGCTACGTACGAATGGTTTTTAAATGGCAACTCTCTAGGCGCAGCTACAATTGGAGACACGACATGGACTGCTAGCAGCTCTGGTAATTATACCCTTGAAATCAACGATGGCTGCATCAATACATCAAATGCGATCAACCTAACTAGTGTTGCTGTACCTGCTGCGGCTGGTACGATATCAGGATATAGTAACTTGTGTTTTGGAGAAAGTGAAACGTATTCTATTAACAATGTAAATGGTGCCACTTATTACGTATGGACCATTAGCCCTGCTGGTGCTGCAACAATTAGTCAAGGTCAAGGTACCAATACCATTACTCTCAACAGTACCCATGTTGATTTTCAACTTACCGTAGTTCCTACGAACTATTGTGGTGCGGGTACAGCTTCTAATAAAAACATTGATTTAAGCAATGGCTTTGGTTGTCCTGATGTTGCTTTCGCTGCCGATGTAACCAATCCTTGTGAAGGCGATCCTGTTGTGTTCACCAATCACAGTAGTTCCAATTTAGGTTTTGGCTTGAGTCCATTTTGGGACTTTGGAGCAGGAGCATCTCCTGCAACAGCAACTGGTAATGGTCCTCATTCGGTTACTTATGCTACCCCTGGTCTAAAAACCGTTACCTTAGAATATAGAGATCAATTTGGGTTTGCCTTTGATAGCAAGACTAGCGTTGACTACATCAATGTAACCGCCTTCTCTTCTTGTGGCGTTGCTGTTTCTAACATTCAAAATAAAGCCAATATTTCTGTTTATCCTAATCCAACAACAGGAAATGTATCTTTAGATTTGGGGCACATTCCAACGGAAGCAACCATTCAAATTACAAGTGTTCATGGGCAAATATTGCACACTTTAAAGGTAACACAACAACAATACTTAGATTTATCTTTGGAGGGATACCCTTCTGGTTTGTATTTGGTTTCTATTAAGATGGATGCTTCTACAGCCATATTAAAGGTAATAAAAGAGTAA
- a CDS encoding FtsX-like permease family protein: MNLEFLIAKRVGTATKKSFSRAILRLAVVAIALSMVVMILATAIVSGFKNTISEKIFGFWGHIHITSSYSPSSYSFESSPINQNQDFYPSVDTIRKVLHKVPETDIINSIGLNSYNPNLYIGLSLMLLALLFSFAPQFLKKRIRLSYRLFVAFLLTLASIALLVTQEYQIVQKDVIHETEGGIRHIQLYIHKEGIIKTKDQIEGIVLRGVGADYDWDFLKQYIKEGDILDTQSEDASNGILISETTANRLKLNLGDKFLIYFVQEGNSLGRKFTVVGIYKTGLEEYDRRFALVDVRKLQQLNNWRPFRSYPVELNLDEEQFILKGLTAGTAPTDLGWKYVQEHWNKGNQLNFEDPNFMGAVIPHEVARLKGIDVGDSLKLKYTDTGGDTHMFNYTVSGIYQGPEDARVQKTVFVNWQSINNLNQVLPAQVSGFEIFVDNIKDLDALGDYTNYVVLMGADQYANTIKEIQPNIFDWLSLTDMNERIILLLMILVSIINMTTSLMILILERTNMIGILKALGTPNWSIRKVFLYNAAYIIGYGLFWGNLIGIGLCLLQMQFGIMTLPEDLYYVSVVPIEFNWLTILALNIGTMLITLAVLIIPSWLVSKIDPVKAIRFS; this comes from the coding sequence TTGAATCTTGAATTTTTAATTGCCAAACGAGTTGGAACTGCAACAAAAAAATCTTTTTCTAGAGCAATTTTGCGCCTAGCAGTTGTTGCTATTGCCTTAAGCATGGTTGTCATGATTTTGGCAACAGCTATTGTTTCAGGTTTTAAAAATACAATTAGTGAAAAAATATTTGGCTTTTGGGGGCACATTCACATTACTAGTAGTTACTCTCCTTCTAGCTATTCGTTTGAAAGCAGCCCTATTAATCAAAATCAAGATTTCTACCCTAGTGTCGATACAATCAGAAAGGTATTGCACAAAGTACCTGAAACAGATATTATAAACTCAATTGGCTTAAACAGCTACAACCCTAACCTTTACATTGGGTTATCACTCATGCTACTGGCATTGCTTTTTTCTTTTGCGCCCCAATTCTTAAAAAAGCGAATCCGCCTAAGTTATCGTTTATTTGTAGCTTTTCTGCTAACACTTGCCAGCATAGCCTTGCTGGTTACGCAAGAGTATCAAATCGTCCAAAAAGATGTCATTCACGAAACAGAAGGTGGTATTCGACACATCCAACTGTATATTCATAAAGAAGGCATTATCAAAACAAAAGACCAAATTGAGGGTATTGTTTTACGAGGAGTCGGAGCCGACTATGATTGGGATTTTTTAAAACAATACATCAAAGAAGGAGATATTTTAGACACCCAGTCAGAAGATGCTAGCAATGGCATTCTCATTTCTGAAACAACTGCTAATCGTCTAAAATTAAACTTGGGCGATAAGTTTTTGATTTATTTTGTTCAAGAAGGTAATTCCCTTGGGCGAAAGTTTACAGTGGTGGGCATCTACAAAACTGGATTGGAAGAATACGACCGCCGCTTTGCATTGGTTGATGTTCGAAAATTACAACAACTCAACAACTGGCGACCTTTCCGAAGTTATCCTGTTGAATTAAATTTAGATGAGGAACAGTTTATTCTAAAAGGCTTAACGGCTGGAACTGCCCCAACTGATTTAGGGTGGAAGTATGTCCAAGAGCACTGGAATAAAGGCAATCAATTGAACTTTGAAGATCCTAATTTTATGGGAGCTGTTATTCCTCATGAAGTTGCTCGACTCAAAGGAATTGATGTGGGAGATTCCTTGAAGCTAAAATATACCGATACAGGAGGTGACACGCACATGTTCAACTATACAGTCAGTGGTATTTATCAGGGTCCCGAAGATGCTAGAGTGCAAAAAACTGTTTTTGTCAATTGGCAATCTATCAACAACTTGAACCAAGTACTCCCTGCACAAGTTTCTGGATTCGAAATCTTTGTAGACAACATTAAAGATTTGGATGCACTCGGCGATTATACCAATTACGTTGTACTTATGGGCGCAGATCAATACGCCAATACCATCAAGGAAATTCAACCCAATATCTTTGACTGGCTAAGTTTGACCGATATGAACGAGCGAATCATCCTATTATTGATGATCTTGGTTTCAATTATTAATATGACAACCTCTTTAATGATTCTTATTTTAGAACGAACCAATATGATTGGTATTTTAAAGGCATTGGGAACTCCTAATTGGTCTATCCGAAAAGTTTTTCTTTACAATGCAGCTTACATCATCGGCTATGGTTTATTTTGGGGGAATCTTATTGGTATTGGGCTTTGTTTACTGCAAATGCAATTTGGCATCATGACACTTCCCGAAGATTTGTACTATGTATCGGTTGTCCCTATTGAATTTAATTGGCTAACTATTTTAGCTTTAAATATTGGCACCATGTTAATTACATTGGCAGTACTCATTATTCCATCTTGGTTGGTTTCTAAAATTGATCCTGTAAAAGCCATTCGATTTAGCTAA